One Siniperca chuatsi isolate FFG_IHB_CAS linkage group LG3, ASM2008510v1, whole genome shotgun sequence genomic region harbors:
- the mmaa gene encoding methylmalonic aciduria type A protein, mitochondrial isoform X2 — MPHIYHKMRRFDFSLLRHTSSLPSSFSVPTVTRTCCLHQRVFTGAHTCYKSPIPGHSCQHRRGVSTALRQHIQDLSGPEQRLLNKLYEGLIGGQRASLAESITLVETQHARKKELAQVLLQRVLAYRREQESRNGGKPMAFRVGLSGPPGAGKSSFIEVVGKMLTGRGHKVSVLAVDPSSCTTGGSLMGDKTRMTELSRDMDAFIRPSPASGTLGGVTRTTNEAIVLCEGAGYDIVLVETVGVGQSEFAVADMVDMFVLLIPPAGGDELQGIKRGIIERADLVVVTKSDGDLVVPARRIQTEYTSALKLLRRQSKSWNPKVVRASSHTGEGIPEVWARMESYRDAMLASGELQGRRRAQQKVWMWSLIQENVLCYFQNHPSVREALPHLEERVTKGAISPGLAADLLLKAFSSSL, encoded by the exons ATGCCCCACATTTACCATAAAATGCGACGGTTTGACTTCTCCCTCCTCCGCCACACCTCTTCCCTTCCCTCCTCATTCAGTGTCCCCACAGTCACCAGGACATGCTGCCTCCACCAAAGGGTCTTCACTGGTGCCCACACCTGTTATAAGAGCCCCATCCCGGGTCACAGCTGCCAGCACAGGAGGGGTGTGAGCACAGCCCTCAGGCAGCACATACAGGACCTGAGTGGGCCTGAGCAGAGACTGTTGAATAAACTGTACGAAGGGCTGATCGGAGGACAGCGGGCGTCCCTGGCTGAGTCCATCACTTTGGTGGAGACCCAGCATGCCAGGAAAAAAGAGCTGGCCCAGGTGCTGCTGCAGAGGGTGCTGGCCTACAGGAGGGAGCAGGAGAGTCGTAATGGAGGGAAGCCGATGGCCTTCAGAGTAG GTCTGTCCGGTCCTCCAGGAGCCGGGAAGTCGTCCTTCATCGAGGTGGTGGGGAAGATGTTGACAGGACGTGGACACAAAGTTTCAGTGCTGGCTGTTGACCCATCGTCCTGCACTACAGGAG GGTCTCTGATGGGTGATAAGACTCGTATGACTGAGCTCTCGAGGGACATGGATGCTTTTATCAGACCATCTCCGGCCTCAGGAACACTTGGTGGAGTCACCAGAACAACTAATGAGGCCATTGTTCTCTGTGAGGGCGCGGGATATGACATTGTCCTTGTAGAGACTGTAG GTGTGGGCCAGTCAGAGTTTGCAGTGGCGGACATGGTTGACATGTTTGTGCTTCTGATTccaccagcagggggcgacgAACTTCAG GGTATCAAGAGAGGCATCATTGAGAGGGCCGACTTGGTGGTGGTGACCAAGTCGGATGGAGACCTGGTCGTGCCAGCTAGGAGGATCCAGACTGAATACACCAGTGCACTCAAGCTGCTCAGGAGACAGTCCAAGTCCTGGAACcctaag GTGGTGCGTGCGTCCTCACACACCGGTGAGGGCATCCCAGAGGTCTGGGCCAGGATGGAGTCGTACCGGGATGCCATGTTAGCGAGCGGTGAGTTGCAGGGCCGGCGGAGGGCCCAGCAGAAGGTTTGGATGTGGAGTTTGATCCAGGAGAACGTCCTCTGCTATTTCCAGAATCACCCCAGTGTCAGAGAGGCTCTACCCCACCTAGAGGAGAGGGTCACCAAAGGAGCCATCTCCCCAGGCCTGGCTGCTGACCTGCTTCTCAAAGCCTTCTCATCATCATTGTAA
- the mmaa gene encoding methylmalonic aciduria type A protein, mitochondrial isoform X1, producing MKLMPHIYHKMRRFDFSLLRHTSSLPSSFSVPTVTRTCCLHQRVFTGAHTCYKSPIPGHSCQHRRGVSTALRQHIQDLSGPEQRLLNKLYEGLIGGQRASLAESITLVETQHARKKELAQVLLQRVLAYRREQESRNGGKPMAFRVGLSGPPGAGKSSFIEVVGKMLTGRGHKVSVLAVDPSSCTTGGSLMGDKTRMTELSRDMDAFIRPSPASGTLGGVTRTTNEAIVLCEGAGYDIVLVETVGVGQSEFAVADMVDMFVLLIPPAGGDELQGIKRGIIERADLVVVTKSDGDLVVPARRIQTEYTSALKLLRRQSKSWNPKVVRASSHTGEGIPEVWARMESYRDAMLASGELQGRRRAQQKVWMWSLIQENVLCYFQNHPSVREALPHLEERVTKGAISPGLAADLLLKAFSSSL from the exons ATGAAGCTG ATGCCCCACATTTACCATAAAATGCGACGGTTTGACTTCTCCCTCCTCCGCCACACCTCTTCCCTTCCCTCCTCATTCAGTGTCCCCACAGTCACCAGGACATGCTGCCTCCACCAAAGGGTCTTCACTGGTGCCCACACCTGTTATAAGAGCCCCATCCCGGGTCACAGCTGCCAGCACAGGAGGGGTGTGAGCACAGCCCTCAGGCAGCACATACAGGACCTGAGTGGGCCTGAGCAGAGACTGTTGAATAAACTGTACGAAGGGCTGATCGGAGGACAGCGGGCGTCCCTGGCTGAGTCCATCACTTTGGTGGAGACCCAGCATGCCAGGAAAAAAGAGCTGGCCCAGGTGCTGCTGCAGAGGGTGCTGGCCTACAGGAGGGAGCAGGAGAGTCGTAATGGAGGGAAGCCGATGGCCTTCAGAGTAG GTCTGTCCGGTCCTCCAGGAGCCGGGAAGTCGTCCTTCATCGAGGTGGTGGGGAAGATGTTGACAGGACGTGGACACAAAGTTTCAGTGCTGGCTGTTGACCCATCGTCCTGCACTACAGGAG GGTCTCTGATGGGTGATAAGACTCGTATGACTGAGCTCTCGAGGGACATGGATGCTTTTATCAGACCATCTCCGGCCTCAGGAACACTTGGTGGAGTCACCAGAACAACTAATGAGGCCATTGTTCTCTGTGAGGGCGCGGGATATGACATTGTCCTTGTAGAGACTGTAG GTGTGGGCCAGTCAGAGTTTGCAGTGGCGGACATGGTTGACATGTTTGTGCTTCTGATTccaccagcagggggcgacgAACTTCAG GGTATCAAGAGAGGCATCATTGAGAGGGCCGACTTGGTGGTGGTGACCAAGTCGGATGGAGACCTGGTCGTGCCAGCTAGGAGGATCCAGACTGAATACACCAGTGCACTCAAGCTGCTCAGGAGACAGTCCAAGTCCTGGAACcctaag GTGGTGCGTGCGTCCTCACACACCGGTGAGGGCATCCCAGAGGTCTGGGCCAGGATGGAGTCGTACCGGGATGCCATGTTAGCGAGCGGTGAGTTGCAGGGCCGGCGGAGGGCCCAGCAGAAGGTTTGGATGTGGAGTTTGATCCAGGAGAACGTCCTCTGCTATTTCCAGAATCACCCCAGTGTCAGAGAGGCTCTACCCCACCTAGAGGAGAGGGTCACCAAAGGAGCCATCTCCCCAGGCCTGGCTGCTGACCTGCTTCTCAAAGCCTTCTCATCATCATTGTAA
- the smad1 gene encoding mothers against decapentaplegic homolog 1, which translates to MNVTSLFSFTSPAVKRLLGWKQGDEEEKWAEKAVDALVKKLKKKKGAMEELERALSCPGQPSSCVTIPRSLDGRLQVSHRKGLPHVIYCRVWRWPDLQSHHELKALECCEYPFGSKQKDVCINPYHYKRVDSPVLPPVLVPRNSEFNAKHTMLPRFRNPLQQNEPHMPQNATFPESFAQANTMPFPSSPGNSYPNSPGSGSSATFPHSPSSSDPGSPFQMPETPPPAYMPPEEQMTQDCPQPMDTNLMAPPLPLESNNRADVQPVAYEEPKHWCSIVYYELNNRVGEAFQASSTSVLVDGFTDPSNNRNRFCLGLLSNVNRNSTIENTRRHIGKGVHLYYVGGEVYAECLSDSSIFVQSRNCNYHHGFHPTTVCKIPSGCSLKIFNNQEFAELLAQSVNHGFEAVYELTKMCTIRMSFVKGWGAEYHRQDVTSTPCWIEIHLHGPLQWLDKVLTQMGSPHNPISSVS; encoded by the exons ATGAACGTCACCTCGCTCTTCTCCTTCACCAGCCCAGCTGTCAAACGGCTGCTGGGTTGGAAGCAGGGAGACGAGGAAGAGAAATGGGCGGAAAAGGCGGTGGATGCTCTGgtaaagaaactgaaaaagaagaagggagccatggaggagctggagagggcTCTCAGCTGCCCGGGTCAGCCCAGTAGCTGTGTGACAATCCCCCGCTCCCTGGATGGACGGCTGCAGGTGTCCCATAGGAAAGGTCTGCCGCATGTCATTTATTGCCGGGTGTGGCGCTGGCCCGACCTGCAGTCCCATCATGAGCTGAAGGCCCTGGAGTGCTGCGAGTACCCCTTTGGCTCCAAACAGAAGGATGTGTGTATCAACCCCTACCACTACAAACGAGTGGACAGTCCAG TGCTGCCCCCTGTGTTGGTACCGAGGAACAGCGAGTTCAACGCCAAGCATACAATGTTGCCTCGCTTCCGCAACCCTCTGCAACAGAATGAGCCGCACATGCCGCAGAATGCCACCTTCCCAGAATCCTTTGCTCAGGCCAATACCATGCCTTTCCCCAGTTCGCCGGGAAACAGTTACCCAAACTCGCCGGGAAGCGGCAGCAGCGCCACCTTCCCTCATTCACCATCCAGCTCTGACCCCGGAAGTCCATTCCAGATGCCAG AGACTCCCCCTCCTGCCTACATGCCCCCAGAGGAGCAGATGACTCAGGATTGCCCCCAGCCAATGGACACCAACCTCATGGCTCCACCCTTGCCTCTAGAGAGTAACAACCGGGCAG ATGTGCAGCCCGTGGCCTATGAAGAACCCAAACACTGGTGCTCAATCGTTTACTACGAGCTCAACAATCGTGTCGGAGAGGCATTCCAGGCATCCTCCACCAGCGTGCTTGTCGATGGCTTCACAGATCCCTCCAACAACCGCAACCGATTCTGCCTTGGCCTGCTTTCCAACGTCAACCGCAACTCCACCATTGAGAACACCCGGCGGCACATCGGCAAAG GTGTCCATCTGTATTATGTTGGTGGGGAGGTGTACGCAGAATGTCTGAGTGATAGCAGTATCTTCGTCCAGAGTCGTAACTGTAACTACCACCACGGCTTCCATCCCACAACTGTGTGTAAGATTCCCAGCGGCTGCAGCCTGAAGATTTTCAACAACCAGGAATTTGCCGAGCTGCTGGCACAGTCCGTCAACCACGGCTTCGAGGCCGTCTATGAGCTCACCAAGATGTGTACAATCCGCATGAGCTTTGTTAAG GGCTGGGGAGCAGAGTACCACCGCCAGGATGTGACCAGCACGCCCTGCTGGATTGAGATTCACCTGCATGGTCCCCTGCAGTGGTTGGATAAGGTGCTAACCCAAATGGGCTCCCCCCACAACCCTATATCCTCTGTCTCCTAG